One Castanea sativa cultivar Marrone di Chiusa Pesio chromosome 4, ASM4071231v1 DNA window includes the following coding sequences:
- the LOC142630345 gene encoding uncharacterized protein LOC142630345 codes for MEIAVNSLFLPLNPKITVSHKHKHKQQPVLNGFTPRSLRFSPHFRYDAPHPMKRRIHKYHPAVCAVISGVEDVGVSSSQFDDFSVAATSTSKGRELKISVEIFGAKTQAIFDNVFDKMVAAAQPIPGFRRVKGGKTPNIPKDILLEVLGPSRVYEQVIKEVINSTIAEYVEKEGLKVGKDLRVEQSFEDLEATFEAGQKFSFDLVIQLQEMN; via the exons ATGGAAATAGCCGTTAATTCTCTCTTCTTACCTTTAAATCCaaag ATAACAGTAagtcacaaacacaaacacaagcagCAACCAGTATTAAACGGCTTTACTCCAAGAAGCTTGCGTTTTTCACCTCATTTCAGATATGACGCTCCACATCCAATGAAAAG GAGAATTCATAAATATCATCCTGCTGTTTGTGCTGTAATATCAG GTGTCGAAGATGTTGGAGTTTCTTCTTCCCAGTTTGATGATTTTTCTGTTGCTGCCACGAGTACTAGTAAGGGTAGAGAACTAAAG ATAAGCGTTGAGATTTTTGGTGCCAAAACTCAAGCAATTTTTGACAATGTTTTTGACAAAATGGTTGCTGCAGCACAGCCAATACCCGGCTTTCGAAGAGTAAAAGGAG GAAAAACACCAAAT ATACCAAAAGACATTCTGTTAGAGGTCCTTGGACCTTCTAGAGTATACGAACAAGTAATCAAGGAGGTGATTAACTCTACCATAGCTGAATATGTAGAAAAG GAAGGTTTAAAAGTTGGCAAAGACTTGAGAGTTGAGCAGAGCTTCGAAGATCTTGAAGCCACATTTGAGGCAGGTCAAAAATTCAGCTTTGATTTAGTCATTCAGCTTCAAGAAATGAACTGa
- the LOC142630422 gene encoding signal recognition particle 14 kDa protein-like, which yields MVLLQLDPFLNELTSMFERSTEKGSVWVTLKRSSLKSKVKRNKMTTAGEAIEYRCLIRATDGKKTISTSVGAKDHQRFQASYATILKAHMTALKKRERKDKKKGAEGDKKEGGVKKPKRV from the exons ATG GTTCTTTTACAGCTAGACCCATTTCTTAATGAACTCACCAGCATGTTTGAGCGCAGCACCGAGAAGGGTTCTGTTTGGGTTACTCTTAAACGAT CATCTTTAAAGTCTAAGGTGAAGAGGAATAAAATGACAACTGCTGGTGAAGCGATTGAGTACAGATGCCTTATCCGTGCTACTGATGGGAAAAAGACGATTTCTACTTCG GTTGGAGCAAAGGATCATCAGCGCTTCCAAGCTTCTTATGCAACTATCCTTAAGGCCCACATGACAGCTTTaaagaagagggagagaaaggaTAAGAAAAAAGGTGCAGAGGGTGATAAGAAGGAGGGGGGTGTGAAGAAGCCCAAGAGGGTGTAA
- the LOC142631408 gene encoding uncharacterized protein LOC142631408, whose product MSTTQITAYQPKICVRHIPQSYRLPSNPCILPTLPKRVPRTSLSTNINASRHQQCVPISKYQQSMPVCLFGGKGKTGGENGGSPWNAFQNVLGRFKGKSVEDVLRQQIEKKDFYDDGGKGKKPPPGGGGGNSGDGSGEDEGFSGIIDETVQVILATIGFIFMYVYIISGEEMARLAKDYIKYLFGGSQSARLKRAMYKWGRFYKKLTEKKVVDQFWLEKAIINTPTWWDSPEKYRRLFKSYEESNSDK is encoded by the exons ATGAGCACCACGCAGATTACTGCCTACCAGCCTAAAATATGTGTCAGACATATACCACAATCGTATCGCCTCCCTTCTAATCCATGTATTTTACCCACCCTTCCTAAGCGTGTCCCTAGGACTTCCTTGAGCACAAACATAAATGCATCACGTCACCAACAATGTGTGCCTATCTCAAAGTACCAGCAAAGCATGCCTGTCTGCTTATTTGGTGGTAAAGGGAAAACGGGAGGTGAAAATGGG GGTTCTCCATGGAATGCTTTTCAGAATGTTTTGGGAAGGTTTAAGGGAAAGTCCGTGGAAGATGTGTTACGGCAACAGATTGAGAAGAAAGACTTCTATGATGATGGTGGCAAAGGCAAAAAGCCTCCACCAGGTGGTGGGGGCGGTAATAGTGGTGATGGTTCTGGTGAGGATGAAGGCTTTTCTGGAATCATTGATGAAACTGTGCAAGTGATTTTGGCAACTATTGGctttatttttatg TACGTTTACATAATCAGTGGTGAGGAGATGGCTCGGCTAGCAAAGGACTACATCAAGTATTTATTTGGAGGAAGTCAGAGTGCTCGTTTAAAGCGTGCCATGTACAAGTGGGGAAGGTTCTACAAGAAGCTGACCGAGAAAAAGGTTGTTGATCAGTTTTGGTTGGAAAAGGCAATTATCAACACCCCAACTTGGTGGGATAGCCCAGAAAAGTACCGACGTCTCTTTAAGTCTTACGAAGAATCAAATTCTGATAAGTAA